A single window of Qipengyuania sediminis DNA harbors:
- the cysN gene encoding sulfate adenylyltransferase subunit CysN yields the protein MGEGSPNPPPVAPDRASYAPDPLIGTDIGAYLEAQHKQDMLRFITCGSVDDGKSTLIGRMLYDSRAVFADQLQVLESDSRRVGTRGSEIDFALLVDGLSAEREQGITIDVAYRFFATPKRKFIVADCPGHEQYTRNMVTGASTADLAVILIDARKGVLQQTRRHSYLCHLLGIRRFVLAVNKMDLVGYDQAVFDAIVADYARFAEVIGIADYAAIPISGVHGDNVVAPSSRMTWYEGPSLVTHLETVALPHADDAASFRMPVQWVNRPNADFRGFAGLIASGVVRSGDEVRVLPGGQMTRVQAIDTMDGPLPEAGARQSVTLTLDDDVECGRGSVIAAAADPPQTADQFEATLVWLDDADLRPGRGYWLKLATQTVTASVQPPKYQIDVNTLEHLAAKTLALNAIGVAEVYTDRPIVFEPYAHSRTLGGFILIDKETGATAAAGMLNFSLRRSQNVHWQPTAITRGARAAMKNQQPKVLWFTGLSGAGKSTIANAVEQRLALMNRHTFLLDGDNLRHGLNKDLGFTEADRIENIRRVGEVARLMADAGLIVLTAFISPFRAERAMVRAMMAEGEFVEIHVDTPLDVAEARDAKGLYAKARAGELANFTGIGSPYEAPENPDIVVDTVTMSVGEAADHIIRRILPLP from the coding sequence ATGGGTGAGGGCTCACCCAATCCTCCCCCGGTGGCCCCCGATCGGGCAAGCTATGCGCCCGACCCGCTGATCGGCACCGACATCGGCGCCTATCTCGAAGCGCAGCATAAGCAGGACATGCTGCGCTTCATCACCTGCGGCAGCGTGGACGATGGCAAATCGACGCTGATCGGGCGGATGCTCTACGACAGCCGGGCGGTTTTTGCCGACCAGCTCCAGGTGCTGGAGAGTGACAGCCGCCGGGTCGGCACGCGCGGGTCCGAGATCGACTTCGCGCTGCTGGTCGACGGCCTCTCGGCCGAGCGCGAGCAGGGCATTACCATCGATGTCGCCTATCGCTTCTTCGCCACCCCGAAGCGCAAGTTCATCGTCGCCGATTGCCCGGGGCACGAGCAGTATACGCGCAATATGGTGACCGGCGCGAGCACCGCCGACCTCGCGGTGATCCTGATCGACGCGCGGAAGGGCGTGCTGCAGCAGACGCGCCGCCACAGCTACCTTTGCCATCTGCTCGGCATCCGCCGCTTCGTGCTGGCGGTGAACAAGATGGATTTGGTCGGCTACGACCAGGCGGTCTTCGACGCGATCGTTGCGGACTATGCCCGCTTTGCCGAGGTCATCGGGATCGCCGATTATGCCGCCATCCCCATCTCAGGCGTGCATGGCGACAATGTTGTTGCGCCCTCCTCGCGCATGACCTGGTACGAGGGGCCGAGCCTCGTCACTCATCTCGAGACGGTGGCATTGCCGCACGCCGATGACGCGGCATCGTTCCGGATGCCGGTGCAATGGGTCAATCGCCCCAATGCCGACTTTCGCGGCTTCGCCGGGCTGATCGCGAGCGGGGTGGTGCGGTCCGGCGATGAGGTGCGAGTGCTACCGGGCGGCCAGATGACCCGCGTGCAAGCGATCGATACGATGGATGGCCCGCTGCCGGAGGCAGGCGCCAGGCAATCGGTCACACTCACCCTCGACGACGACGTCGAATGCGGGCGCGGAAGCGTGATCGCGGCCGCCGCCGATCCGCCGCAGACCGCCGACCAGTTCGAAGCGACACTCGTATGGCTGGACGATGCGGACCTGCGCCCCGGGCGCGGGTATTGGCTGAAGCTGGCGACCCAGACCGTTACCGCATCGGTTCAACCGCCCAAGTATCAGATCGACGTGAATACGCTCGAGCATCTCGCCGCCAAGACGCTGGCGCTGAACGCGATCGGGGTGGCGGAGGTCTATACCGACCGGCCGATCGTGTTCGAGCCCTATGCCCACAGCCGCACGCTCGGCGGCTTCATCCTGATCGACAAGGAGACGGGGGCGACCGCGGCGGCGGGCATGCTCAATTTCAGCCTGCGCCGCAGCCAGAACGTGCACTGGCAGCCGACTGCGATCACGCGCGGGGCGCGCGCCGCGATGAAGAATCAGCAGCCGAAGGTGCTGTGGTTCACCGGGCTTTCCGGCGCGGGCAAATCGACCATCGCCAATGCGGTCGAGCAGCGGCTGGCGCTGATGAACCGCCATACCTTTTTGCTCGATGGCGACAATCTGCGGCATGGTCTGAACAAGGACCTGGGCTTTACCGAGGCAGACCGGATCGAAAACATCCGCCGCGTGGGCGAGGTTGCGAGGTTGATGGCGGATGCGGGGCTGATCGTTCTCACCGCCTTCATCAGCCCCTTCCGCGCCGAGCGCGCGATGGTGCGCGCGATGATGGCCGAGGGCGAGTTCGTTGAAATTCACGTCGATACGCCGCTGGACGTCGCCGAGGCGCGCGATGCGAAGGGGCTTTATGCCAAGGCGCGAGCGGGCGAGCTTGCCAATTTCACCGGCATAGGCAGCCCCTATGAGGCACCCGAGAACCCCGACATCGTGGTCGATACCGTGACCATGAGCGTGGGCGAGGCGGCGGACCATATCATCCGCCGTATCCTGCCGCTGCCATGA
- the cysD gene encoding sulfate adenylyltransferase subunit CysD, which translates to MTAALTHLQRLEAEAIHILREVVAETARPVMLYSVGKDSAVMLHLARKAFHPAPPPFPLLHVDTTWKFRAMYALRDRVAREAGMELIVHRNPEALARGINPFDHGAVHTDMWKTQGLRQALDAGRFDAAFGGARRDEEKARAKERVISVRSAHHGWDPKRQRPELWNLYNARLGPGGSLRVFPLSNWTELDVWQYVAREGIEIVPLYFAAPRPVVERDGLLLMVDDDRFRLRRGEVPEMRKVRFRTLGCYPLSGAVESQAETLKEVIRETLLTTTSERQGRAIDKDDGGAGMERKKQEGYF; encoded by the coding sequence ATGACCGCTGCCCTAACCCATCTCCAGCGCCTCGAGGCGGAAGCGATCCATATCCTGCGCGAGGTCGTTGCCGAGACGGCGCGCCCGGTGATGCTCTATTCGGTGGGCAAGGACAGCGCGGTCATGCTGCACCTCGCCCGCAAGGCCTTCCACCCCGCCCCGCCGCCCTTCCCGCTGCTGCACGTCGACACGACGTGGAAGTTCCGCGCCATGTACGCCTTGCGCGACCGCGTGGCGCGCGAGGCGGGTATGGAACTCATCGTCCATCGCAATCCCGAGGCTCTGGCACGCGGTATAAACCCCTTCGACCACGGCGCGGTCCATACCGATATGTGGAAGACGCAAGGGCTGCGCCAAGCGCTCGATGCCGGGCGCTTCGATGCGGCCTTCGGCGGCGCGCGGCGCGACGAGGAGAAGGCTCGCGCCAAGGAGCGAGTCATTTCGGTGCGCAGCGCCCATCACGGCTGGGACCCCAAGCGCCAGCGTCCCGAACTCTGGAACCTTTACAACGCGCGCCTCGGTCCGGGCGGATCCTTACGCGTCTTTCCGCTCTCTAATTGGACCGAACTCGACGTGTGGCAGTATGTCGCGCGCGAGGGGATCGAGATCGTGCCGCTCTATTTCGCCGCCCCGCGACCCGTGGTCGAGCGTGATGGGCTGCTGCTGATGGTGGATGACGATCGCTTCCGGCTACGCCGCGGCGAGGTGCCGGAAATGCGCAAGGTGCGCTTCCGCACGCTCGGCTGCTATCCGCTGAGCGGCGCGGTGGAGAGCCAGGCGGAAACGCTGAAGGAAGTGATCCGCGAGACCCTGCTCACAACCACCAGCGAACGCCAAGGCCGCGCGATCGACAAGGACGACGGCGGCGCGGGGATGGAGCGCAAGAAGCAGGAGGGGTACTTCTGA